In one window of Paenarthrobacter nicotinovorans DNA:
- a CDS encoding MFS transporter, translating to MNIPTATGQQAADPQAVDPQTPAGDLDAPDEGRVHGKAAALLITTLVLAVLAFQLNASMITPALPHVGSFFGETPEAVAQVQSMFFLAGAISGPVIGRWSDFIGRRNALLLVLAIMGAGTVLCIFAPTLPLLVTGRFMQGVSSAIFALSYIVLNEYLPARLFGTSIGIIAAINGGVGGVDGYFGGLMAETLGFQSIFVAVLVLAAIAVVCVIKVVPGGRSSVAPGRMDWWGAGSLSVFLVFITYFVSTGSSAGWTSPAALGLLAGSIASFTAFWLIEKKRETPLVAVHHLRSRQVWPVIATTVLTLAGIFAIINFTVVLLSQDKDSGFGLSASVAALLFLTPAALIGVFAAPLAGWIADRRGWIKTVRVGTATSLACAIIAALFAHNQIAVLIAIAALGIFYNGFFLTAINGLSVLLSPKEAPAALPGINGASFGIGASLGVVVVAPFAGQGTAAGYSAALWISVSITALAFIVSLFIAAPKGEKI from the coding sequence GTGAACATCCCCACCGCCACAGGCCAGCAGGCTGCAGATCCGCAGGCCGTAGACCCGCAAACCCCGGCCGGCGATCTTGACGCCCCCGATGAAGGCAGGGTCCACGGCAAGGCTGCCGCACTGCTGATCACCACGCTGGTCCTGGCCGTCCTGGCGTTCCAACTCAACGCCAGCATGATCACCCCCGCACTGCCGCATGTCGGCTCCTTCTTCGGCGAGACCCCGGAAGCCGTCGCACAGGTTCAATCCATGTTCTTCCTCGCCGGCGCCATCTCAGGTCCTGTGATTGGCCGGTGGAGCGACTTCATAGGCCGCCGCAACGCATTGCTGCTGGTGCTGGCCATCATGGGCGCCGGAACCGTGTTGTGCATCTTCGCCCCGACCTTGCCGCTGCTGGTGACGGGCCGCTTCATGCAGGGCGTCTCCAGCGCGATTTTCGCCCTCTCCTACATCGTCCTGAACGAGTACCTGCCCGCCCGGCTCTTCGGCACCTCCATTGGGATCATTGCCGCCATCAACGGTGGAGTTGGTGGCGTGGACGGCTACTTTGGCGGGCTCATGGCCGAGACCCTGGGCTTCCAGTCGATCTTCGTCGCCGTGCTGGTGCTGGCGGCCATCGCCGTCGTCTGTGTCATCAAGGTAGTCCCGGGCGGTAGGTCCAGCGTGGCTCCGGGCCGGATGGACTGGTGGGGAGCGGGTTCCCTGTCGGTGTTCCTGGTGTTCATCACCTACTTCGTGTCCACGGGTTCCTCTGCCGGATGGACTTCACCGGCAGCCCTCGGACTGCTGGCCGGCAGTATTGCATCGTTCACGGCCTTCTGGCTCATCGAGAAAAAGCGCGAAACCCCGTTGGTTGCAGTCCACCACCTCCGTTCCCGCCAGGTGTGGCCCGTCATCGCCACCACCGTGCTGACACTTGCGGGCATCTTCGCCATCATCAACTTCACCGTGGTATTGCTCAGCCAGGACAAGGACAGCGGCTTCGGACTGTCCGCGTCGGTGGCAGCCCTGCTGTTCCTCACCCCTGCAGCACTGATTGGCGTGTTCGCCGCTCCGCTCGCCGGCTGGATCGCCGACCGCCGCGGTTGGATCAAGACCGTCCGTGTAGGTACCGCAACCAGCCTCGCCTGCGCGATCATCGCCGCCTTGTTCGCCCACAACCAGATCGCGGTCCTCATCGCCATCGCCGCCTTGGGTATCTTCTACAACGGATTCTTCCTCACTGCCATCAACGGCCTGTCCGTCCTGCTCTCGCCCAAGGAAGCACCCGCAGCGCTGCCGGGCATCAACGGCGCCTCCTTCGGCATCGGGGCGAGTCTCGGCGTCGTGGTTGTTGCGCCGTTCGCAGGCCAGGGCACCGCCGCCGGGTACTCTGCTGCCCTCTGGATTTCGGTATCGATCACGGCCCTGGCGTTCATTGTCAGCCTGTTCATCGCCGCGCCGAAAGGCGAAAAGATCTAA
- a CDS encoding GntR family transcriptional regulator: MTDKAVQFLSRPIATQPGQPLRVAAYSRIAEAIRTKILPPGSLLPTETELGTMMDVSRTVIREALMLLEEDGLTRARRGVGRFVADSLPRIGIEHIRPFDQLLGGPDQDIQVKRVAAIKQPASEFVAPGIGVEPDEDVWFWESVLIRNGEPVAHLQENVAQRIPEADQLAEAAEAPTLSASTLLEVLSGLPGASLGPGECEISLSTAGPSRAKLLGLRPSDPVLVLTQYVRRNGSPFYLAKCLVAAKAGHLSVIQSS; the protein is encoded by the coding sequence TTGACCGACAAAGCCGTCCAGTTCCTGTCCCGCCCCATAGCTACCCAGCCCGGGCAGCCCCTTCGTGTTGCCGCGTACTCGCGCATCGCAGAGGCGATCCGGACAAAGATCTTGCCGCCGGGTTCGCTGCTCCCCACCGAGACCGAGCTGGGCACCATGATGGATGTCAGCCGCACCGTGATCCGGGAAGCGTTGATGTTGCTGGAAGAAGACGGCCTCACCCGGGCACGCCGTGGAGTCGGACGGTTCGTGGCTGATTCACTCCCCAGGATCGGGATTGAACACATCCGCCCGTTCGATCAACTCCTTGGCGGGCCGGACCAGGACATCCAGGTCAAGCGCGTGGCAGCCATCAAACAACCGGCGTCGGAGTTCGTTGCGCCGGGTATCGGAGTGGAGCCCGATGAGGACGTCTGGTTCTGGGAGAGCGTGCTCATCCGCAACGGCGAGCCCGTGGCCCACCTCCAGGAAAACGTTGCACAGAGAATTCCCGAAGCCGACCAACTCGCCGAGGCCGCAGAGGCGCCCACGCTTTCCGCGTCCACACTCCTGGAGGTGCTCAGCGGACTACCCGGCGCTTCCCTGGGACCCGGCGAATGCGAGATCAGCCTCAGTACGGCCGGGCCAAGCCGTGCAAAGCTGCTGGGACTGCGCCCCTCTGATCCGGTGCTGGTCCTCACCCAGTACGTGCGCCGGAACGGCTCCCCGTTCTACCTCGCAAAATGCCTCGTAGCCGCGAAAGCCGGCCACCTCTCCGTCATCCAGTCCTCCTGA
- a CDS encoding ribokinase — protein sequence MSTPLHSSAPISSSTLTVVGSINLDITATASRLPSPGETVGGAVLRQQPGGKGANQAVAAARLSGRSRMVGAVGQDDAGRTLLDAMAGAGVDIHSVARVEAATGTALVLVDSDGENQIVVCPGANGSVALDGVSFGEEEALLCQLEVDQDVVLEAARRAPGFFALNAAPAAPILPELLERCDLVIVNETEYELIPALKNAPLVAVTYGGEGSAIFVDGERVAEAPAVKVKDIANTIGAGDAFCAALVLALQSGLDHSHALAVANAVGADAVRDASSQPGLHSLEHYIEATRLPDAAGSAASK from the coding sequence ATGAGCACTCCCCTGCACTCTTCCGCGCCCATTTCCAGCTCCACGCTCACGGTGGTGGGCAGCATCAACCTCGACATCACGGCAACGGCCAGCCGGCTGCCCTCCCCCGGTGAAACCGTCGGCGGAGCAGTCCTCCGCCAGCAGCCCGGTGGGAAGGGCGCCAACCAGGCAGTTGCTGCGGCCCGGCTTTCCGGCCGCTCCCGCATGGTGGGGGCCGTTGGCCAGGACGACGCCGGCCGGACACTTCTGGACGCAATGGCCGGTGCCGGCGTCGACATCCACAGCGTTGCCCGCGTGGAAGCGGCGACGGGAACTGCCTTGGTGCTGGTGGACAGCGACGGCGAAAACCAAATTGTGGTGTGCCCCGGCGCCAACGGCTCAGTGGCCTTGGACGGGGTGTCATTCGGCGAAGAAGAAGCCCTGCTGTGCCAGCTCGAAGTGGACCAGGACGTGGTTCTGGAAGCTGCCCGCCGCGCACCGGGATTCTTCGCACTCAACGCCGCACCGGCAGCGCCGATCCTGCCGGAACTCCTGGAGCGCTGCGATCTGGTAATCGTTAACGAAACCGAATACGAGCTGATCCCCGCCCTCAAGAATGCGCCGCTGGTCGCGGTGACCTACGGCGGCGAGGGCTCGGCAATCTTCGTCGACGGCGAACGCGTCGCCGAGGCTCCGGCGGTAAAAGTCAAGGACATCGCCAACACCATCGGCGCGGGCGACGCCTTCTGCGCAGCCCTGGTCCTTGCCTTGCAATCCGGCTTGGACCACAGCCATGCCCTGGCCGTAGCCAACGCCGTGGGCGCTGACGCCGTCCGCGATGCCTCGTCCCAGCCCGGCTTGCATTCCTTGGAACACTACATTGAGGCGACGCGCCTGCCTGATGCAGCGGGTTCCGCCGCCAGCAAGTAG
- a CDS encoding type II toxin-antitoxin system Phd/YefM family antitoxin has product MTTIPHRELRNQSSKILERVKNGEVIDVTNNGQVAATLIPPSASPFERLLQAGSIRPAIESPVDFRLVARVSSDMTTADILADLRGDR; this is encoded by the coding sequence ATGACAACTATTCCCCACCGGGAACTGCGCAACCAGAGCAGCAAGATTCTGGAACGCGTCAAGAATGGCGAAGTCATCGACGTCACCAATAACGGCCAGGTCGCGGCCACCCTCATTCCGCCATCCGCTTCGCCCTTTGAACGATTGCTCCAAGCAGGAAGCATCCGGCCTGCGATCGAGTCACCCGTGGACTTCCGCCTTGTGGCGCGTGTCAGCAGCGATATGACCACGGCCGACATCCTGGCTGACCTCCGCGGGGACCGGTGA
- a CDS encoding ArsR/SmtB family transcription factor has product MDAVFKALADPTRRELLDELFRADGQSATALGARFEMTRFGIAKHLKLLEDAGLVVVRRRGREKLHFLNPVPIRLIHDRWVSKYAEPWAAALSDLKSRLESPMEKIFEIYIKTTPEKLWEAITDSEIRSKYQFGNTLASDWTPGSRFEMRNPKADAPLGEGENIEVDPPRRLVQTMTALWGEDVKAEGTSRITWEIEPVGDSCHLTVTHDQLREGANDQLYGGWPMILSGLKTWLETGEKLTTPGSLMYA; this is encoded by the coding sequence ATGGACGCCGTGTTCAAGGCCTTGGCTGACCCCACCCGCAGGGAACTCCTGGACGAGTTGTTCCGCGCGGATGGCCAATCCGCCACCGCCCTCGGAGCCCGGTTCGAGATGACCCGTTTCGGCATCGCAAAGCACCTCAAACTGCTTGAGGATGCCGGGTTGGTGGTTGTCCGCCGTCGAGGACGCGAGAAGCTGCACTTCCTGAATCCGGTCCCCATCCGCCTCATCCACGATCGCTGGGTGAGTAAATACGCAGAACCATGGGCCGCTGCCCTCAGCGACCTCAAATCCAGATTGGAAAGTCCCATGGAAAAGATCTTCGAGATTTACATCAAGACCACGCCGGAAAAGCTTTGGGAAGCCATCACCGACAGCGAAATCCGCAGCAAATACCAGTTCGGGAACACCTTGGCATCGGACTGGACGCCGGGCAGCCGCTTCGAGATGCGCAACCCCAAAGCGGACGCGCCGCTGGGTGAAGGCGAGAACATCGAGGTCGATCCCCCACGCAGGCTCGTCCAGACCATGACGGCGCTGTGGGGCGAGGACGTCAAGGCCGAGGGGACGTCGCGGATCACCTGGGAAATCGAACCCGTCGGGGATTCCTGCCACCTCACGGTCACGCACGATCAACTCCGCGAAGGCGCGAACGACCAGCTCTACGGCGGCTGGCCCATGATCCTCTCCGGCCTGAAAACCTGGCTGGAAACCGGGGAAAAGCTCACCACACCCGGTTCGCTGATGTACGCATAA
- a CDS encoding acylphosphatase encodes MTDGTVRLTARITGVVQGVGFRYWTARKADELLLTGTVRNDHDGSVRLLAEGSAADVDRLVKWLQSTQAPGHVEKVAFELSDGTGEFDDFRIVG; translated from the coding sequence ATGACTGACGGGACCGTTCGGCTCACAGCCCGCATCACCGGCGTCGTCCAGGGGGTGGGCTTCCGCTACTGGACTGCCCGGAAGGCCGACGAACTCCTGCTGACAGGGACGGTCCGTAATGATCACGACGGTTCCGTCCGGTTGCTTGCCGAGGGTTCGGCAGCCGACGTTGACCGCCTCGTGAAGTGGCTCCAGTCCACGCAGGCGCCGGGCCACGTTGAGAAGGTGGCTTTCGAACTCTCCGACGGTACAGGGGAGTTCGATGACTTCCGGATCGTGGGGTAG
- a CDS encoding beta-galactosidase, which produces MMTIHPEDLRTAKTRLQHLHQRLGGIAYGGDYNPEQWPREVWLEDAKLMQQAGVNLVTLAVFSWSRLETSDGVFDFGWLDEVMDLMHEHGIGVDLATPDAVPPAWLVEQHPDIMPERPDGSIFGFGSRQHFDVSHPVYRAKSLALAERMGEQYANHPALRMWHVGNEYGPVSYGPWAEKAFREWLQRKYSSLDELNEAWSTTVWGQLYSDWNQVRVPAQPRTWSNPSRRLDFHRFTSDSMLEHFKAERDILRRHSPDLPIVTNFMRFYKTNDYWAWAAEEDAAALDIYPDPREEDAHIAAALNFDLMRSLRHGQPWMVMEQATGAVSQWSVNVSKLPGKMRLGSYQAIAQGADSILFFQWRQAKGGTERYHSAMVNHAGTNTRIFREVCELGQELKALGGLTGTRSAAKVAIVFDWDCWWALELGNSPRSDLNYAQEVLRFYRPLFDANITVDFVNANSDLSAYGVVLMPASYLLTDEAAKKVEDYVSEGGRLVVSYLSGIVDRDNTIRLGGYPGALRNVLGAWSEEMHPLAGDGEQVKLTTADGGTFSADYWTEHLHAETAEVLARYASGRLNGAPAVTRNSFGKGSAVYVSARVDDGLLKQLLDDELRTAGVEPELKAPTGVQVRRRAGTSGDGTAKSFLMVLNHNDAPSRVDVLDGGTDLISGRALQGAVELPAYDVLILEEQQERRGPWH; this is translated from the coding sequence ATGATGACCATCCACCCTGAGGACTTGCGGACCGCAAAAACGCGGCTGCAGCACCTGCATCAGCGATTAGGCGGTATCGCGTACGGCGGGGACTACAACCCTGAGCAATGGCCGCGCGAAGTCTGGTTGGAAGATGCCAAACTCATGCAGCAGGCCGGGGTGAACCTGGTGACGCTTGCGGTCTTCTCTTGGAGCCGCTTGGAAACCAGCGATGGCGTTTTCGACTTTGGCTGGCTGGACGAGGTCATGGATCTCATGCATGAGCACGGCATCGGCGTGGACCTGGCAACACCGGATGCCGTCCCGCCGGCCTGGCTGGTGGAGCAGCACCCGGACATCATGCCGGAACGCCCGGACGGGAGCATCTTCGGATTCGGCTCCCGCCAGCACTTTGACGTGTCACACCCCGTGTATCGGGCCAAGTCGCTGGCACTGGCCGAGCGGATGGGGGAGCAATACGCCAACCATCCGGCGTTGCGAATGTGGCATGTGGGCAATGAATATGGGCCCGTTTCCTACGGACCGTGGGCTGAGAAGGCCTTCCGGGAATGGCTTCAGCGGAAGTATTCCTCACTGGATGAACTGAACGAGGCCTGGAGCACTACCGTCTGGGGCCAGCTCTACTCGGACTGGAACCAGGTCCGGGTCCCGGCCCAGCCCCGAACGTGGTCCAACCCGTCGCGGCGTTTGGACTTTCATCGGTTCACGTCGGACAGCATGCTGGAACATTTCAAAGCCGAACGTGACATTCTTAGGCGCCACAGCCCGGACTTGCCGATCGTCACCAACTTCATGCGCTTTTACAAAACCAACGACTACTGGGCATGGGCAGCCGAAGAAGACGCCGCCGCCCTGGACATCTACCCGGACCCGCGGGAAGAAGACGCTCACATCGCGGCTGCCCTGAACTTCGACCTCATGCGCTCCCTCCGCCACGGCCAACCGTGGATGGTCATGGAACAAGCCACGGGCGCGGTCAGCCAGTGGTCCGTGAATGTGTCCAAGCTTCCTGGCAAGATGCGGCTCGGCTCCTACCAAGCCATTGCCCAAGGCGCCGATTCGATCCTCTTTTTCCAATGGAGGCAGGCGAAGGGTGGGACCGAGCGCTACCACTCGGCCATGGTGAACCATGCGGGCACCAACACCAGGATCTTCCGCGAAGTGTGCGAGCTGGGCCAGGAACTCAAAGCACTGGGCGGGCTGACGGGGACCCGTTCCGCTGCCAAAGTGGCCATCGTCTTCGATTGGGACTGCTGGTGGGCGTTGGAGCTGGGTAACTCCCCCCGCTCGGACCTGAACTACGCGCAGGAAGTATTGCGCTTCTACCGCCCGCTATTTGACGCCAACATCACTGTTGACTTCGTCAATGCCAACAGCGACCTCTCCGCCTACGGCGTGGTGCTCATGCCGGCGTCGTACCTCCTCACGGACGAAGCCGCTAAAAAGGTCGAAGACTACGTGTCCGAGGGTGGACGCCTGGTGGTGTCCTACCTTTCCGGCATCGTGGACCGCGACAACACCATCCGCCTGGGCGGGTATCCGGGCGCGTTGCGAAATGTCCTTGGTGCCTGGAGCGAGGAGATGCATCCACTGGCAGGGGACGGAGAGCAAGTGAAGCTGACCACGGCCGACGGCGGTACTTTCTCCGCGGATTACTGGACCGAGCACCTGCACGCCGAAACCGCGGAGGTCCTGGCCAGGTATGCGTCCGGTCGCCTGAACGGCGCACCGGCAGTGACGCGCAACTCGTTCGGAAAAGGCTCGGCCGTGTACGTGTCGGCCCGCGTCGACGACGGACTCCTCAAGCAACTTCTCGACGACGAACTGCGGACCGCAGGCGTTGAGCCGGAACTGAAGGCACCCACAGGAGTCCAGGTCCGCCGTCGTGCCGGCACCAGCGGCGACGGCACCGCCAAAAGCTTTCTCATGGTGCTGAACCATAATGATGCGCCGTCCCGGGTGGACGTCCTCGACGGCGGCACGGACCTGATCAGCGGTCGTGCGCTTCAGGGGGCGGTTGAGCTCCCTGCGTACGACGTGCTGATCCTCGAAGAACAGCAGGAGAGGCGGGGACCATGGCACTAA
- a CDS encoding pullulanase X25 domain-containing protein translates to MGANTAENTNLRLKAVLDILAEGVWSGATLNAGEVLAEATARVPFNDHEAELLSGGIPRGHKTLTSASAKLVKAGWLVKGRSGWTIPEDGLRATVAFGDVAAFAAALDAGTPVPADVPVPTAPPVKPQAKKAAATKRAAAKKVTAPKEAATDVAEPKVAAARVSAPKATATKAAAAKAAPAAKKATTRKAPAKGKAATAVETLPQPDAVAIAGDFNKILGAPEDWAPQYDEAQMTFNPLVQVWTLTAELPAGFYTYKVALNRSWDENYGAFGVRDGANHELNHDGGTVTITYSHETRDIVIG, encoded by the coding sequence ATGGGCGCGAACACCGCCGAGAACACCAACCTTCGTCTGAAGGCCGTCCTGGACATCCTCGCAGAGGGCGTATGGTCCGGGGCAACGCTGAACGCCGGCGAAGTGCTGGCCGAAGCGACTGCGCGCGTTCCTTTCAACGACCACGAGGCCGAACTGCTCAGTGGCGGAATTCCGCGCGGCCACAAGACGCTCACCTCCGCCTCGGCCAAGTTGGTCAAGGCCGGCTGGCTGGTCAAGGGACGTTCGGGCTGGACCATTCCCGAGGACGGCTTGCGTGCGACGGTCGCGTTCGGCGACGTTGCAGCTTTTGCAGCAGCGCTCGACGCCGGAACGCCGGTACCAGCCGACGTCCCGGTTCCCACCGCGCCGCCGGTGAAGCCCCAGGCGAAGAAGGCAGCGGCGACCAAGCGTGCTGCTGCGAAGAAAGTGACCGCACCCAAGGAAGCGGCCACCGACGTGGCCGAGCCGAAGGTTGCCGCCGCCAGGGTGTCGGCCCCGAAGGCCACTGCCACTAAAGCTGCCGCGGCGAAAGCCGCACCTGCGGCAAAGAAGGCCACCACGCGCAAGGCGCCGGCCAAGGGCAAGGCGGCCACCGCCGTCGAGACGTTGCCGCAGCCGGACGCCGTCGCGATTGCCGGGGACTTCAACAAGATCCTTGGTGCCCCCGAGGATTGGGCGCCGCAGTATGACGAAGCCCAGATGACGTTCAACCCGTTGGTCCAGGTATGGACGCTGACGGCTGAACTGCCCGCTGGTTTCTACACCTACAAAGTGGCCTTGAACCGCTCGTGGGACGAGAACTACGGTGCGTTCGGCGTCCGTGACGGCGCCAACCACGAGTTGAACCACGACGGCGGCACGGTCACCATCACCTACAGCCACGAAACGCGCGACATCGTGATCGGCTAG
- a CDS encoding nucleoside hydrolase, which translates to MNQPAPFFLDCDTGIDDALALAYLLASPKAELVGIGTVSGNVSAAGGARNTLDLLNLAGHPDIPVAVGAHDPLVGTFHGGAPHVHGDNGIGGVDLAPSDREPVKATAAALLVQLAHQYAGELRLVAIGPLTNIAEALRLEPKLPELIAEVTIMGGAALAPGNISPVAEANIANDPEAAAEVLAADWNVTLVPLDVTMTNVLEENHRQELLSTEHPVSQALGEMLGYYFGFYVDIFGRACSAMHDPLAAAIAVRGVEPTLAPTVRVQVDTTDGPGRGQTVCDLRGQYAGFPEQRGARCRVVLEIGEDFAPHLLGTLQTAWLSEEQVVQPVA; encoded by the coding sequence GTGAACCAGCCTGCACCCTTCTTCCTTGACTGCGATACCGGCATCGACGACGCCCTCGCCCTTGCCTACCTCCTGGCCTCACCCAAGGCCGAGCTCGTAGGAATAGGGACCGTGAGCGGCAACGTCAGTGCAGCCGGCGGCGCCCGCAACACCCTGGACCTGCTGAACCTTGCGGGCCACCCGGACATCCCCGTGGCAGTCGGCGCGCACGATCCGCTGGTGGGCACCTTCCACGGCGGCGCGCCGCACGTCCATGGCGATAACGGCATCGGCGGAGTGGACCTGGCTCCTTCCGACCGCGAACCGGTGAAGGCCACGGCTGCCGCACTGTTGGTCCAGTTGGCCCACCAGTACGCCGGGGAGCTGCGGTTGGTGGCCATCGGTCCGCTGACCAACATCGCCGAAGCGTTGCGGCTGGAACCGAAGCTGCCTGAGCTTATTGCCGAGGTGACCATCATGGGCGGCGCTGCGCTGGCACCGGGAAACATCTCTCCTGTGGCCGAAGCCAACATCGCCAACGACCCCGAGGCCGCAGCCGAGGTCCTGGCCGCGGACTGGAACGTGACGCTGGTTCCCCTGGATGTCACCATGACCAACGTGCTGGAGGAAAACCACCGCCAGGAGCTGCTGTCCACCGAACACCCGGTGTCCCAGGCCTTGGGGGAGATGCTGGGCTACTACTTCGGCTTCTACGTCGACATTTTCGGACGGGCCTGCTCGGCCATGCACGATCCCCTTGCCGCCGCCATCGCCGTCAGGGGAGTAGAACCCACCCTGGCCCCGACCGTCCGGGTCCAAGTGGACACCACCGACGGCCCAGGCCGGGGCCAGACGGTCTGCGATCTCCGAGGACAGTACGCGGGGTTCCCGGAGCAGCGCGGCGCGCGATGCCGCGTCGTCCTGGAGATCGGCGAGGATTTCGCTCCACACCTGCTGGGCACCTTGCAGACGGCTTGGCTCAGCGAAGAGCAGGTAGTACAGCCCGTCGCCTGA
- a CDS encoding type II toxin-antitoxin system VapC family toxin, which translates to MIVYADTSAILKLVVDEQESEALAAHLQGVRLAGGHLVASMLLYTELHCAARRRSLPFDQVNDVLAGLNLVDVTRSDLMYASALPRQLRSADAIHLATAIRLQVDSMVAYDQELCLAAKESGLTTTSPGT; encoded by the coding sequence GTGATCGTTTACGCGGACACCTCCGCGATTCTTAAGCTTGTTGTGGATGAGCAGGAATCTGAAGCTCTGGCCGCGCATCTCCAGGGAGTCCGGTTAGCTGGAGGTCACTTGGTGGCTTCCATGCTCCTCTACACCGAGCTTCACTGCGCTGCACGCCGACGCAGCCTTCCCTTTGACCAAGTCAACGACGTCCTTGCCGGCCTCAACCTTGTTGATGTCACCCGTTCGGATCTAATGTATGCCTCAGCGCTGCCCAGGCAACTTCGGAGCGCAGACGCCATTCACTTGGCAACCGCCATCCGGCTTCAAGTGGACTCCATGGTGGCCTATGACCAGGAACTGTGCTTGGCCGCGAAGGAATCCGGGCTCACGACCACGTCGCCCGGAACCTAG
- a CDS encoding SDR family oxidoreductase, whose translation MSLRHALVFGATGHIGQWLVRELLHQGVTVTAAVRSEDSFHRLADWLARHDADGTAKHVLVNFNDAGLGVDPGSDEFRTVTEVHNVAGAFAFGMTADDAYSANVTSAERVVRFASQLPALTRLVHLSGYRVGGQDPNEVPWDDSRRAREYKHLGAYEGSKVESDAVVQATARSLGVPFTVVNPASVIGDSVNGESQQGLGLAASVMDLSRGKLPALPGNNRTFVPVVTVDYLASFMALVPITSEAENASYWVLDDATPPLPELLRMLGKHLKVRVPWLRIPSALLKRLPPKLTGADPETLSFLSEERYPTAAALALAEAHGLHHPPVETALKRWADYLLAAEPAASGRRVASM comes from the coding sequence ATGAGCCTCCGCCATGCCTTGGTGTTCGGAGCCACGGGCCACATCGGGCAGTGGCTGGTGCGGGAACTCCTGCACCAGGGGGTGACCGTCACAGCCGCGGTGCGCAGCGAAGATTCCTTCCACCGGCTGGCGGACTGGCTCGCGCGTCACGATGCCGACGGCACCGCAAAGCACGTGCTCGTGAACTTTAACGACGCCGGCTTGGGTGTTGATCCTGGGTCGGACGAATTCCGGACCGTGACTGAAGTCCACAATGTCGCCGGTGCGTTCGCGTTTGGCATGACGGCCGATGATGCCTACTCCGCGAACGTGACCAGCGCAGAACGCGTGGTTCGTTTCGCCTCGCAGCTGCCGGCGCTGACCAGGCTGGTCCATCTGTCCGGCTACCGGGTGGGCGGCCAAGACCCGAACGAGGTGCCGTGGGACGACTCGCGCCGCGCCAGGGAATACAAACACCTGGGCGCCTATGAAGGCTCCAAGGTGGAGTCCGACGCCGTGGTGCAAGCGACAGCGCGTTCCCTGGGCGTCCCTTTCACCGTGGTCAATCCGGCCTCCGTGATCGGAGATTCCGTCAACGGCGAGTCGCAGCAGGGTCTGGGCCTCGCGGCGAGCGTCATGGACCTCTCCCGTGGAAAGCTGCCCGCACTGCCCGGGAACAACCGCACGTTCGTCCCCGTGGTGACTGTGGACTACCTGGCGTCATTCATGGCGCTGGTCCCCATCACATCCGAGGCGGAAAACGCCTCGTACTGGGTTCTCGATGACGCCACGCCGCCGTTGCCGGAACTGTTGCGCATGCTCGGGAAGCACCTGAAGGTCAGGGTCCCGTGGTTGAGAATCCCCAGTGCTCTTCTGAAGAGGCTCCCGCCCAAACTCACCGGCGCGGATCCGGAGACGTTGTCGTTCCTCTCGGAAGAGCGGTATCCCACCGCGGCAGCGCTCGCCTTGGCTGAGGCACACGGATTGCATCATCCGCCTGTGGAGACTGCCCTGAAGCGGTGGGCTGACTACTTGCTGGCGGCGGAACCCGCTGCATCAGGCAGGCGCGTCGCCTCAATGTAG
- a CDS encoding TetR/AcrR family transcriptional regulator — MSSSYPKGIATRQRLVESMLDLVQLHGYHGTGLNTVLARSGAPKGSLYFHFPEGKTGLGVAAVALAGDHFGELIGKATTTATSPAAVVDALIAELKNILETSDYQAGCPVSSVALDAASENEPLREACSRVYDGWIQAVSGYLSTFGVEEGNAHSLATSIICLVEGSLILSRAHKSTQPMDAAAGTLKTLLAATQAGAGA; from the coding sequence ATGTCTTCTTCATACCCCAAGGGAATCGCAACCCGGCAGCGTTTGGTCGAGTCCATGCTTGATCTGGTCCAACTTCACGGCTATCACGGAACCGGACTCAACACTGTCCTGGCCCGGTCCGGTGCTCCCAAAGGCTCGCTCTATTTCCATTTCCCCGAAGGGAAGACGGGGCTCGGCGTTGCCGCCGTGGCGCTGGCCGGCGATCACTTCGGAGAACTGATTGGCAAGGCCACGACGACGGCCACCTCACCTGCGGCGGTAGTGGACGCACTCATTGCCGAACTCAAAAACATCCTGGAAACCAGCGATTATCAGGCAGGTTGTCCCGTTTCCTCCGTCGCCTTGGACGCGGCATCGGAGAATGAGCCGCTGAGGGAGGCGTGCAGCCGCGTCTACGACGGATGGATCCAGGCCGTATCCGGCTACTTGTCCACGTTCGGGGTGGAAGAGGGAAACGCCCATAGCCTGGCGACATCGATCATTTGCCTGGTGGAGGGCTCGCTCATCCTGTCCCGCGCTCACAAGTCCACCCAGCCAATGGACGCAGCCGCCGGGACGCTCAAGACATTGCTGGCAGCAACCCAGGCCGGAGCAGGCGCATGA